In Populus nigra chromosome 10, ddPopNigr1.1, whole genome shotgun sequence, the following proteins share a genomic window:
- the LOC133705994 gene encoding tetraketide alpha-pyrone reductase 1 gives MDQIKGRVCVTGASGYLASWLVKRLLLSGYHVTGTVRDPENEKKVAHLWRLEGAKERLRLVKADLMEEGSFDDAIMECRGVFHTASPVLKPSSDPKAEILEPAVEGTLNVLRSCKRNQSLKRVILTSSSSTLRVRDDFDSNIPLDESSWSSVELCERLQIWYALSKTLAEKAAWEFCNGNGIDLITVLPSFVIGPSLSPDLCSTATDVLGLLTGESEKFHWHGRMGYVHIDDVALSHILVYEDETAGGRYLCSSIVLDNDELASFLSQRYPSLPIPKRFEQLKRPYYEFDTSRLERLGFKFKPIQEMFDDCIASLVEQGHLSSFSLAIN, from the exons ATGGATCAAATAAAAGGCAGAGTATGTGTCACCGGAGCTTCTGGTTATCTAGCTTCTTGGCTTGTCAAGAGACTTCTCTTGTCAGGATATCACGTCACTGGAACAGTTAGAGATCCAG AAAATGAGAAGAAAGTAGCGCATCTTTGGAGACTGGAAGGAGCGAAGGAGAGACTCCGATTGGTGAAGGCTGATCTAATGGAAGAGGGTAGCTTCGATGATGCAATCATGGAATGCCGTGGTGTCTTCCACACTGCTTCCCCTGTTCTCAAACCATCATCTGATCCAAAG GCAGAAATTTTGGAACCGGCTGTCGAGGGCACGTTGAATGTGCTCCGTTCCTGCAAGAGGAACCAGTCTCTAAAACGTGTGATTCTCACCTCATCCTCTTCAACCTTGCGAGTAAGAGATGATTTCGACTCCAACATACCTCTCGACGAGTCATCTTGGAGCTCTGTGGAACTGTGTGAGAGACTGCAG ATATGGTATGCTCTGTCAAAAACTCTTGCTGAGAAGGCAGCGTGGGAATTCTGCAATGGCAATGGCATTGATTTGATTACTGTTCTACCATCGTTCGTGATTGGACCTAGTTTGTCCCCTGATTTATGTTCCACTGCAACTGATGTTCTTGGCTTACTTACAG GAGAATCGGAGAAATTTCATTGGCATGGAAGAATGGGCTATGTCCACATTGATGACGTGGCACTGAGCCACATCCTCGTTTACGAGGATGAAACTGCGGGGGGGCGATACCTTTGTAGCTCGATCGTGCTGGACAACGATGAATTAGCGTCCTTTCTATCACAACGTTATCCTTCACTGCCTATCCCAAAGAG GTTTGAGCAACTAAAGAGACCGTACTACGAATTCGACACCTCAAGGTTGGAGAGATTAGGGTTCAAGTTCAAGCCAATCCAAGAAATGTTCGATGATTGCATTGCTTCGCTCGTGGAACAGGGCCATCTCTCTTCGTTCAGCCTggctataaattaa
- the LOC133704553 gene encoding probable xyloglucan endotransglucosylase/hydrolase protein 28, which translates to MACSYLFPCSLLICSLLAFLVSGSQIQRTLLPVISFDEGYTQLFGDDNLAIHRDGKTVHLSLDERTGSGFVSQDLYLHGYFSASIKLPADYTAGVVVAFYMSNGDIFEKNHDEIDFEFLGNIRGKDWRIQTNIYGNGSTSVGREERYSLWFDPSDDFHQYSILWTDSQITFYVDNVPIREFKRTESMGGDFPSKPMSLYATIWDGSGWATNGGKYRVNYKYAPYVTEFSNLVLHGCAVDPIEQFPKCDNTESSEVIPTGVTTMQRIKMESFRAKFMTYSYCYDRVRYKVPPSECVINPKEADRLKSFDPVTFGGGRRHHGKRHHRSRASHVEAISI; encoded by the exons atggcgTGCTCTTATCTTTTTCCTTGTTCTCTCTTAATCTGCTCCCTACTTGCTTTTCTTGTTTCTGGGTCTCAAATTCAAAGAACTTTATTGCCTGTTATATCCTTTGATGAGGGATACACCCAACTTTTTGGTGATGATAATCTGGCCATTCACAGAGATGGAAAGACAGTCCATTTATCATTGGATGAGAGGACAG GGTCTGGATTTGTTTCTCAAGACTTGTACTTACATGGATACTTCAGTGCTTCTATCAAGTTGCCTGCAGATTACACTGCTGgagttgtggttgctttttat ATGTCAAATGGTGACATATTCGAGAAGAACCATGATGAAATTGACTTCGAGTTCTTGGGTAACATAAGAGGCAAAGATTGGAGGATACAGACAAACATTTATGGCAATGGCAGCACCAGCGTAGGCAGAGAAGAGAGATACAGCCTCTGGTTTGATCCCTCTGATGATTTTCATCAGTACAGCATTCTCTGGACTGATTCTCAGATCAC ATTTTATGTGGACAACGTTCCTATTAGAGAGTTTAAAAGAACAGAATCTATGGGGGGAGATTTCCCTTCCAAACCAATGTCTTTGTATGCAACAATATGGGACGGGTCGGGTTGGGCTACCAATGGAGGCAAATACAGAGTTAATTACAAATATGCCCCCTATGTCACCGAATTTTCCAACCTTGTTCTGCACGGTTGTGCTGTCGATCCAATTGAGCAGTTCCCAAAATGTGATAATACAGAGAGTTCTGAAGTGATTCCCACCGGTGTCACAACTATGCAAAGAATTAAGATGGAGAGTTTTAGGGCCAAGTTTATGACGTATTCCTATTGCTATGATCGGGTTCGGTACAAGGTTCCTCCATCAGAGTGTGTAATTAATCCCAAAGAAGCAGACCGGCTCAAATCTTTCGACCCTGTTACTTTCGGTGGAGGGCGCCGCCACCATGGGAAAAGACACCACCGGAGTCGGGCAAGTCATGTTGAGGCCATCTCCATTTGA